A portion of the Kitasatospora sp. NBC_00240 genome contains these proteins:
- a CDS encoding aldo/keto reductase produces the protein MLARKLTVNPVAIGCWAIGGPGHNLGLPMGWANADDRESLLGLRRAHQLGANLFDTADVYGHGHSERLIGRFLAGVERDSVVISSKVGYFAGTAEHAYEPGHMRHQLETTLRNLGTDYLDIYFLHTNSFGEQDRYLDGAVEQMHAFRRQGLIRAVGMRGPHRLATDRLTVPKQQRENKHARFRQLFEIIGPDYLSVRFNALTPLAGDGQQDLFAFAAERGVSVLANKPLAQGLLLGKYDPERPPAFGEGDIRGRKAWFTEPFLRILQHGLEPLRQRFGPSSADLARVAIRYVLQHADNCAVLTGFTTAEQVEKNLLCLGDELSGDDMAFIRETCGRIQQQLDAAGEVFLDELEKP, from the coding sequence TTGCTCGCGCGGAAGTTGACGGTCAACCCGGTGGCGATCGGTTGCTGGGCGATCGGCGGTCCCGGTCACAACCTCGGACTGCCGATGGGCTGGGCGAACGCGGACGACCGCGAGTCACTGCTCGGACTGCGCCGCGCGCACCAGCTCGGCGCGAACCTGTTCGACACCGCCGACGTGTACGGCCACGGCCACTCCGAGAGGCTGATCGGCCGGTTCCTGGCCGGCGTCGAGCGTGACAGCGTTGTCATCTCCAGCAAGGTCGGGTACTTCGCCGGCACCGCGGAGCACGCCTACGAGCCCGGGCACATGCGCCACCAGCTGGAGACGACCCTGCGCAACCTGGGCACCGACTACCTGGACATCTACTTCCTCCACACCAACTCCTTCGGCGAGCAGGACCGCTACCTGGACGGCGCCGTCGAGCAGATGCATGCCTTCCGCCGCCAGGGCCTGATCAGGGCCGTCGGGATGCGCGGCCCGCACCGCCTGGCCACCGACCGCCTCACCGTCCCCAAGCAGCAGCGGGAAAACAAGCACGCGCGGTTCCGCCAGCTGTTCGAGATCATCGGCCCGGACTACCTGTCGGTGCGCTTCAACGCCCTGACCCCCCTCGCGGGCGACGGCCAGCAGGACCTGTTCGCCTTTGCCGCCGAGCGCGGCGTGTCGGTGCTGGCGAACAAGCCCCTCGCGCAGGGGCTGCTGCTGGGCAAGTACGACCCCGAGCGGCCGCCGGCCTTCGGCGAGGGCGACATCCGCGGGCGCAAGGCGTGGTTCACCGAGCCGTTCCTGCGGATCCTCCAGCATGGCCTTGAGCCGCTGCGCCAGCGCTTCGGCCCCTCGTCGGCGGACCTCGCCCGCGTCGCGATCCGCTACGTTCTCCAGCACGCCGACAACTGCGCCGTGTTGACCGGATTCACCACCGCCGAGCAGGTCGAGAAGAACCTGCTGTGCCTGGGCGATGAGCTGTCCGGCGACGACATGGCGTTCATCCGGGAGACCTGCGGGCGCATCCAGCAGCAGCTGGACGCCGCCGGAGAGGTCTTCCTCGACGAACTGGAGAAGCCATGA
- a CDS encoding endonuclease/exonuclease/phosphatase family protein — translation MTGQASLFTHRTAGHEPATDRLRLVTWNVQHAAPARTVRQVDWLAGQESTDVVVLTEVSGGSSGDVLVQELSDAGYRAVIAPWGGDDYRTVIASRHATVAAGPSPVDFLPHRFPTAALTLAGTPITVAGLYVPSRGPKERRNEDKRAFQNAVSAALPALAARGGLVAVLGDLNVVEPGHIPHHSLYGRWEYDFYTSFAAAGFTDAFRALHPEEVEHSWFGRRSGDGYRFDHALVTAAHSARIRTCRYLHEPRESGLSDHSAMELLVDLPQESAP, via the coding sequence ATGACGGGCCAGGCCTCACTGTTCACCCACCGCACGGCCGGGCACGAGCCGGCCACCGACCGGCTGCGGCTGGTGACGTGGAACGTCCAGCACGCAGCACCCGCCCGCACCGTTCGCCAGGTCGACTGGCTGGCCGGCCAGGAGAGCACCGACGTCGTCGTCCTCACCGAGGTCTCCGGCGGGAGCAGCGGCGACGTGCTGGTGCAGGAGCTGAGCGACGCCGGCTACCGGGCCGTGATCGCGCCGTGGGGCGGTGACGACTACCGCACCGTCATCGCCTCCCGCCACGCCACCGTCGCCGCCGGGCCGTCCCCGGTGGACTTCCTGCCCCACCGCTTCCCCACCGCCGCCCTCACCCTCGCCGGCACCCCGATCACCGTGGCGGGTCTGTACGTGCCCTCCCGCGGGCCCAAGGAGCGGCGCAACGAGGACAAACGGGCCTTCCAGAACGCGGTGAGCGCCGCACTGCCGGCCCTCGCCGCCCGCGGCGGCCTGGTCGCGGTCCTCGGCGACCTCAACGTCGTGGAGCCCGGCCACATCCCGCACCACAGCCTGTACGGGAGGTGGGAGTACGACTTCTACACCTCCTTCGCCGCCGCGGGCTTCACCGACGCCTTCCGCGCCCTGCACCCGGAGGAGGTCGAGCACAGCTGGTTCGGGCGCCGATCCGGTGACGGCTACCGCTTCGACCACGCCCTGGTCACCGCCGCGCACAGCGCGCGGATCCGCACCTGCCGCTACCTGCACGAACCGCGCGAGAGCGGCCTGAGCGACCACTCCGCCATGGAACTGCTCGTCGACCTGCCACAGGAGAGCGCACCATGA
- a CDS encoding ATP-binding protein → MSRPSLALYGLTGSGKSTISALFAENLARRGLSVEVVKIARPLYRTQAHLYQVAGREIGTWEPDQELLCELARQFRRINPDFLVEDFLARADASTAQVVINDDLRDAATDYPRMAAAGFDFVRIACDDQVRLQRLAARPDRTQSPETDATWGYDQIIPTWTLDNSGDDPRSAQQQVDEIVTKWLAGPASDLHLLSDPTGDESS, encoded by the coding sequence ATGTCCCGTCCCTCCCTCGCCCTGTACGGCCTCACCGGGTCCGGCAAGTCCACCATCAGCGCCCTGTTCGCCGAGAACCTCGCGCGTCGCGGTCTCAGCGTCGAGGTCGTCAAGATCGCCCGGCCGCTCTACCGAACGCAGGCCCACCTCTATCAGGTGGCCGGCCGCGAGATCGGCACATGGGAGCCCGACCAGGAACTGCTGTGCGAGCTCGCCCGCCAGTTCCGGCGCATCAACCCCGACTTCCTGGTCGAGGACTTCCTGGCCCGGGCCGACGCCAGCACCGCGCAGGTCGTCATCAACGACGACCTGCGCGACGCGGCCACCGACTACCCCCGCATGGCGGCCGCCGGATTCGACTTCGTCCGCATCGCCTGCGACGACCAGGTGCGCCTGCAGCGCCTCGCGGCCCGACCGGACCGCACCCAGTCGCCCGAGACGGACGCCACCTGGGGCTACGACCAGATCATCCCGACGTGGACCCTCGACAACTCCGGCGACGACCCCCGCAGCGCACAGCAGCAGGTGGACGAGATCGTCACCAAGTGGCTCGCGGGACCCGCCTCCGACCTCCACCTGCTCTCGGACCCGACCGGAGACGAATCCTCATGA
- a CDS encoding PEP/pyruvate-binding domain-containing protein yields the protein MTTMRVAALPSAADCAAEAVGNKFAALNAAAAAGSADIPPACCVPVDWFTEALGTDRLRRLPTLFTDLTTTVGHDLVGAQRELASILDGLALTPRMRTIVAGFVAQLDGPVAVRSSTTVEDGPASSHAGLYNSFLHLSTLADVEQAILACWRSFYALPAVLGRLRAHDSDPTPRMAVIIQAMADARLSGIAFTQPGGTVTVEAVSGTAEHLADGAEAGTTVDVAPHSTAPEPYHSVAALARSLKALFRGDVDIEWAWDGSTTQLLQVRPLTAHLHRAQPTGPVCASASLYFTDTLPAGLVLGDLADVYLAITAKRSRPYRMARAADVAVRDGWILSINGAALTDPALRPAWLTDLAGDVVVDLGRDLRQNILPAAALLDFLTAAWGTATDPLTVHAVIVRPFVRGLVGAVAHRLEDGTTVIDHSSDGLLDINRGMAGVEQILCPPTTDEHAWNTLEPPAPWTARTLQTVAAFTGVLDADMPGVYSEWVLTPDGPQFVDHTEPGADHDTVVPTAGHVLSPGAATGPLLRISDSDDLTRFTVAPLVSMRSVADAPASDYVSGLITVVRAMPGKPVVYARRPYAILSVLLDDVAGMVFEGGSRLCHLAILLREAGIPAAVLGTPLPDEATVAVLDDGTVHTR from the coding sequence ATGACGACCATGCGTGTCGCCGCCCTCCCCTCGGCCGCGGACTGCGCGGCCGAGGCCGTCGGCAACAAGTTCGCCGCACTGAACGCCGCCGCAGCAGCCGGATCCGCCGACATCCCGCCCGCCTGCTGCGTCCCGGTGGACTGGTTCACCGAGGCGCTCGGCACCGACCGGCTGCGCCGCCTGCCCACGCTCTTCACCGACCTCACCACCACCGTCGGACACGACCTCGTCGGCGCCCAGCGCGAACTCGCCAGCATCCTCGACGGCCTCGCCCTCACCCCGCGCATGCGCACCATCGTCGCCGGTTTCGTCGCCCAGCTCGACGGCCCCGTAGCCGTACGCTCCTCCACCACCGTCGAGGACGGTCCCGCCAGCAGCCACGCCGGCCTCTACAACTCGTTCCTGCACCTGAGCACCCTCGCCGACGTCGAGCAGGCCATCCTCGCCTGCTGGCGCTCCTTCTACGCCCTCCCAGCCGTCCTCGGCCGCCTGCGCGCCCACGACTCCGACCCCACACCGCGGATGGCCGTCATCATCCAGGCCATGGCCGACGCCCGCCTCTCCGGCATCGCCTTCACCCAACCCGGCGGGACCGTGACCGTCGAGGCCGTCTCCGGCACCGCCGAACACCTCGCCGACGGAGCCGAGGCCGGCACCACCGTCGACGTCGCACCGCACAGCACCGCACCCGAGCCGTACCACTCGGTCGCAGCCCTCGCCCGCAGCCTCAAGGCGCTCTTCCGGGGCGACGTCGATATCGAATGGGCCTGGGACGGCAGCACCACCCAGCTCCTGCAGGTCCGGCCCCTCACCGCCCACCTGCACCGCGCACAGCCCACCGGACCCGTGTGCGCAAGCGCCAGCCTCTACTTCACCGACACCCTCCCCGCAGGACTCGTCCTCGGCGACCTCGCCGACGTCTACCTCGCCATCACCGCCAAGCGCTCCCGGCCCTACCGCATGGCCCGCGCCGCCGACGTCGCCGTCCGCGACGGCTGGATCCTCAGCATCAACGGAGCAGCGCTCACCGACCCCGCGCTGCGCCCGGCCTGGCTGACCGACCTGGCTGGCGACGTCGTGGTCGACCTCGGACGCGACCTGCGCCAGAACATCCTCCCCGCCGCCGCCCTCCTGGACTTCCTCACCGCCGCATGGGGCACCGCCACCGACCCGCTCACCGTGCACGCCGTGATCGTCCGGCCGTTCGTCCGCGGCCTCGTCGGCGCGGTCGCCCACCGGCTCGAGGACGGAACGACCGTCATCGACCACTCCTCGGACGGCCTGCTCGACATCAACCGGGGCATGGCCGGCGTCGAGCAGATCCTGTGCCCGCCAACCACCGACGAACACGCGTGGAACACCCTCGAACCGCCCGCGCCCTGGACGGCCCGCACGCTGCAGACCGTCGCCGCGTTCACCGGCGTGCTGGACGCCGACATGCCCGGCGTCTACAGCGAGTGGGTCCTCACGCCCGACGGCCCGCAGTTCGTGGACCACACCGAGCCCGGCGCCGATCACGACACCGTCGTACCGACCGCCGGCCACGTCCTCAGCCCGGGAGCCGCCACCGGACCGCTGCTGCGCATCTCCGACAGCGACGACCTCACCCGGTTCACCGTCGCGCCCCTCGTCAGCATGCGCTCCGTCGCCGATGCCCCCGCCAGCGACTACGTCAGCGGCCTCATCACCGTAGTCCGGGCCATGCCCGGCAAGCCCGTCGTCTACGCCCGCCGCCCGTACGCGATCCTGTCCGTCCTCCTCGACGACGTCGCCGGCATGGTGTTCGAAGGCGGCTCGCGGCTGTGCCACCTGGCAATCCTGCTGCGCGAGGCCGGCATCCCCGCCGCCGTCCTCGGCACCCCCCTGCCCGACGAAGCGACCGTCGCCGTCCTCGATGACGGAACCGTCCACACCCGCTGA
- a CDS encoding NUDIX hydrolase: MDTHLPGYGADPAFGPVPLHQYLAALPDWKAWAALHIHDEDGRILLLHATGNRGWQHPGGHTEHDEVPHETAERETLEETGHKITALAPLAVVVTPPSHDRPGRFGIVFDGGTMPTEHAAHISLDPDEHDDARFATLDQWRHLLPPDRYARLQAYDDARRTGRTVYLSVPD, from the coding sequence ATGGACACTCACCTCCCGGGGTACGGGGCCGACCCGGCGTTCGGCCCCGTACCCCTGCACCAGTACCTGGCCGCCCTCCCCGACTGGAAGGCCTGGGCCGCCCTCCACATCCACGACGAGGACGGCCGGATCCTGCTGCTCCACGCCACCGGGAACCGGGGCTGGCAGCACCCCGGCGGGCACACCGAGCATGACGAAGTACCCCACGAGACCGCCGAACGCGAAACCCTGGAGGAGACCGGCCACAAGATCACCGCGCTGGCGCCCCTCGCCGTGGTCGTCACCCCGCCCAGCCATGACCGGCCAGGACGCTTCGGCATCGTCTTCGACGGCGGCACCATGCCGACCGAACACGCAGCACACATCAGCCTCGACCCCGACGAACACGACGACGCCCGCTTCGCCACCCTCGACCAGTGGCGCCACCTCCTGCCCCCGGACCGTTACGCCCGCCTTCAGGCCTACGACGACGCACGGCGCACCGGCCGCACGGTGTACCTCTCGGTTCCGGACTGA
- a CDS encoding ISL3 family transposase, whose amino-acid sequence MRFTTVLNALVGCEQAVPEDVRFEVDAQVIVVAVRPRSRARRRCGICGSRCPGFDAGAGRRRWRHLDAAGLKLYLEADAPRVTCRRHGVVVAAVPWARHDAGLTRDFDQQVAWMATECSKAATAQLMRTAWRTVGAIITRHQADADAGIDRLAGLRRVGIDEISYRRGQKYMTVVVDHDSRRVVWMADGHGKDVLRSFFDVLGADRAHGLTHISADGAEWIADVVAERAPNAVRAMDPFHVVAWATEALDEERRSAWNRARREAADPELARRLKHSRHALWKNPEDLTPRQQVKLAWIATNDPRLHRAYLLKEGLRTIYRIAAEEGVQAAVKALDRWLSWAARCRLPAFTDLARKIKRHYEAILHAIIEKLSNGLIESTNTKTRLIIRRGFGFRSAEAVIALVMLCLGGNRPTLPRRQLA is encoded by the coding sequence GTGCGGTTCACCACGGTATTGAACGCGCTGGTCGGATGCGAGCAGGCGGTGCCGGAGGACGTGCGGTTCGAGGTAGATGCGCAGGTCATCGTGGTCGCGGTCCGGCCGAGGTCTCGGGCGCGTCGCCGTTGCGGGATCTGTGGGAGCCGCTGTCCGGGGTTCGACGCCGGTGCGGGGCGTCGGCGCTGGCGTCACCTGGACGCTGCCGGCCTCAAGCTCTACCTGGAGGCCGACGCGCCCCGGGTGACCTGCCGGCGGCACGGGGTGGTGGTCGCCGCCGTCCCCTGGGCCCGCCACGACGCCGGGCTCACCCGCGACTTCGATCAGCAAGTCGCCTGGATGGCCACCGAATGCTCCAAGGCGGCCACTGCCCAGCTGATGCGGACTGCCTGGCGCACGGTCGGCGCGATCATCACCCGCCACCAGGCCGACGCCGACGCCGGGATCGACCGGCTCGCCGGCCTGCGGCGTGTCGGCATCGACGAGATCTCCTACCGGCGCGGGCAGAAGTACATGACCGTCGTGGTCGACCACGACTCCCGACGGGTGGTGTGGATGGCGGACGGCCACGGCAAGGACGTACTGCGCTCCTTCTTCGACGTGCTGGGCGCCGACCGCGCGCACGGGCTCACCCACATCAGCGCCGACGGCGCCGAGTGGATCGCCGACGTGGTCGCCGAGCGCGCTCCCAACGCGGTACGCGCCATGGACCCGTTCCACGTCGTGGCCTGGGCCACCGAGGCCCTGGACGAGGAACGCCGCTCCGCGTGGAACCGGGCACGACGCGAGGCCGCCGACCCCGAACTCGCCCGCCGCCTCAAGCACTCACGCCACGCGTTGTGGAAGAACCCCGAGGACCTCACGCCCCGCCAGCAGGTCAAACTCGCCTGGATCGCGACCAACGACCCCCGCCTGCACCGCGCCTACCTGCTGAAGGAGGGCCTGCGCACGATCTACCGGATCGCCGCCGAGGAGGGCGTCCAGGCCGCGGTGAAGGCCCTGGACCGATGGCTGTCCTGGGCCGCCCGGTGCCGCCTTCCGGCCTTCACCGACCTCGCTCGCAAGATCAAGCGCCACTACGAGGCCATCCTCCACGCGATCATCGAGAAGCTGTCCAACGGCCTGATCGAGTCGACGAACACCAAGACCCGCTTGATCATCCGCCGAGGCTTCGGCTTCCGTTCCGCCGAGGCCGTCATCGCCCTCGTCATGCTCTGCCTCGGCGGCAACCGCCCCACCCTGCCCCGACGCCAACTCGCATGA
- a CDS encoding isochorismatase family protein encodes MNRTPFSLRKPISGLNTSRSAQGTACTASGAPQRPTDGAQEPFFPGFCPLPDLLAERGIDTVVVCGVVTDVCVAGSARDASTLGLRVIVVADGTAAGSDEVHNATLRTLYRSFGDVRPTSEVLDLILAGR; translated from the coding sequence GTGAACCGCACGCCGTTCTCCCTGCGCAAACCGATCTCGGGCCTCAACACCTCAAGATCTGCACAGGGGACGGCGTGTACTGCGTCAGGCGCTCCTCAGCGACCCACAGATGGAGCACAAGAGCCCTTTTTCCCCGGCTTCTGCCCGCTGCCCGATCTGCTGGCCGAGCGCGGCATCGACACTGTGGTGGTGTGCGGTGTCGTCACCGACGTGTGCGTGGCCGGGTCGGCGCGCGACGCCTCCACCCTGGGCCTGCGGGTGATCGTGGTGGCCGACGGTACGGCCGCCGGCAGCGACGAGGTTCACAACGCCACCTTGCGGACCCTCTACCGGTCCTTCGGCGACGTCCGGCCCACTTCGGAGGTCCTCGACCTGATCCTGGCGGGCCGGTGA
- a CDS encoding MFS transporter, whose amino-acid sequence MTVPSAGQRFEKGARPGGSGTLWRQADFRNYALGQGISVAGSGVTLVAVPVVAALQLHASTVQVAGLAAAGRLPPLLFTLHAGVLVDRWPKRPIVIGCELASGAVLASVPLVSLVTEPSLAQLYVVTFLVASLQVLGSTASTAFVPQLVERHQLVEANTRLGTGNSLADTTGSNLGGLLVGLLGGARAIAADSLSYLLSALLLMRITTPEPARTEPEQPASMFADIRAGLTYTLRTPLVRAAVLSNCVNASVMAACAALWSLFLLRNLGWPPTMLGLVMGAGGIGGVIGGITGRHLAARFGPGRVIVTALALSPVCQLPLLLARPGVMGQWAIAAAMVVQTGCAVASGGLLRSIRQLIAPPELQGRAQSSGMWLAFGLRPLAALLAGVLGAAIGLRPTLAVITCLLAVPAWMLWRSPIRHLTSLATATGVGPATALPAQSASSLESAAEPGAPAP is encoded by the coding sequence GTGACCGTGCCTTCGGCCGGCCAGCGCTTTGAGAAGGGAGCCCGGCCGGGCGGCTCGGGCACGCTGTGGCGGCAGGCGGACTTCCGTAACTACGCCCTGGGGCAGGGGATCTCGGTTGCCGGCAGCGGGGTGACGCTGGTGGCCGTCCCGGTCGTCGCCGCGCTGCAGCTGCACGCCTCCACCGTGCAGGTGGCCGGGCTGGCGGCGGCCGGACGCCTGCCCCCGTTGTTGTTCACTCTGCACGCCGGCGTGCTGGTCGACCGGTGGCCCAAGCGGCCGATCGTCATCGGCTGTGAGCTGGCCAGCGGCGCCGTGCTGGCCAGCGTGCCGCTGGTGTCGTTGGTCACCGAGCCGTCCCTGGCCCAGCTGTACGTGGTGACCTTCCTGGTCGCCTCTCTCCAGGTCCTGGGCAGCACGGCGTCCACCGCCTTCGTGCCGCAGCTGGTGGAGCGCCACCAGCTGGTGGAGGCCAACACCAGGCTGGGAACCGGGAACTCGCTGGCGGACACGACCGGCTCGAACCTGGGCGGGCTGCTGGTCGGCCTCCTCGGCGGCGCCCGCGCCATCGCCGCCGACTCCCTCTCCTACCTACTCTCCGCGCTGCTGCTGATGCGCATCACCACCCCGGAGCCCGCCCGGACCGAACCCGAGCAGCCAGCCAGCATGTTCGCCGACATCCGCGCAGGCCTCACCTACACCCTGCGCACACCGCTGGTCCGCGCCGCCGTACTGTCCAACTGCGTCAACGCCAGCGTGATGGCCGCCTGCGCGGCCTTGTGGAGCCTGTTCCTGCTACGCAACCTCGGATGGCCGCCCACCATGCTGGGCCTGGTCATGGGAGCAGGCGGCATCGGCGGAGTGATCGGCGGCATCACCGGCCGCCACCTGGCCGCCCGCTTCGGCCCCGGCCGCGTCATCGTCACGGCCCTGGCCCTGTCCCCGGTGTGCCAGCTCCCGCTGCTCCTGGCCCGGCCCGGCGTCATGGGCCAGTGGGCCATCGCAGCGGCGATGGTCGTCCAGACCGGGTGCGCGGTGGCCAGCGGCGGGCTCCTCCGCAGTATCCGCCAGCTGATCGCCCCGCCCGAGCTGCAAGGCCGGGCTCAGTCCAGCGGCATGTGGCTGGCGTTCGGGCTGCGCCCGCTGGCCGCGCTGCTGGCCGGCGTCCTGGGCGCCGCGATCGGTCTGCGCCCGACCCTGGCCGTGATCACCTGTCTGCTGGCCGTGCCAGCGTGGATGCTGTGGCGTTCCCCCATCCGTCACCTCACCTCCCTGGCCACCGCCACCGGCGTCGGACCTGCGACCGCGCTCCCCGCGCAGTCCGCATCCTCTCTGGAATCCGCCGCCGAGCCCGGCGCTCCCGCGCCCTGA
- a CDS encoding methyltransferase domain-containing protein: MCRDGRITEVVGLGGRIVTVDLDPDVVNRTRRLAAEAGVGTVVAVHGDGAPAAPVPRGGFDAVIVT, encoded by the coding sequence ATGTGCCGCGACGGTCGGATCACCGAGGTAGTCGGCCTGGGCGGCCGGATCGTCACCGTGGACCTCGATCCGGACGTGGTGAACCGCACCCGGCGCCTCGCCGCCGAGGCTGGCGTCGGCACTGTGGTGGCTGTTCACGGCGACGGTGCGCCCGCCGCCCCGGTGCCCCGGGGCGGGTTCGACGCGGTCATCGTTACCTAG